One genomic region from Xylocopa sonorina isolate GNS202 chromosome 8, iyXylSono1_principal, whole genome shotgun sequence encodes:
- the LOC143426277 gene encoding very long chain fatty acid elongase AAEL008004-like: protein MSLIKLYNYFNNEVADPRTNDWFIVRSPVPVLLITFSYLYFVLRCGPRFMKDRTPYKLKGFIRCYNIFQIVTNAWIVYAILEAGWYDDYFLYCVYEEKFPRTPQGYKFTIITWYLLYLKIIDYIETGLFVLRKKNNQISFLHLYHHASTVIYTWICAKYFVSGMAMTIPVVNCSIHVIMYTYYLLSSFGPSMQKLTAPIKPFITIAQMVQFVFLISYSIQAYIPGCPGQEFSAAILIFNLIINFILFYNFYRKNYVEKKKQK, encoded by the exons ATGTCTTTAATAAAATTGTATAACTATTTCAACAACGAAGTAGCTG ATCCAAGAACAAATGACTGGTTTATCGTAAGATCACCTGTGCCCGTTCTTCTTATCACATTCTCGTATTTATACTTCGTCTTACGATGTGGACCCAGATTCATGAAAGACAGAACTCCGTACAAGTTGAAAGGATTCATCAGATGCTACAATATTTTTCAAATTGTGACAAACGCGTGGATAGTGTATGCCATATTAGAAGCTGGATGGTACGACGACTACTTCCTGTATTGCGTGTACGAAGAAAAATTCCCAAGGACACCACAGGGCTATAAG TTCACTATTATCACGTGGTACTTACTGTATTTGAAAATAATCGATTACATCGAGACTGGCTTATTCGTCCTCAGGAAGAAGAACAATCAAATTTCGTTCTTACACTTGTATCATCACGCTTCGACTGTTATATACACTTGGATATGTGCCAAGTATTTTGTCAGTGGTATGGCTATGACGATTCCTGTAGTTAATTGTTCGATACACGTGATAATGTACACGTATTATTTGCTTTCGTCGTTTGGTCCGTCTATGCAGAAACTGACAGCACCGATAAAACCTTTCATCACCATTGCGCAAATG GTGCAATTTGTGTTTCTAATAAGCTACTCGATACAAGCTTATATTCCTGGCTGTCCTGGACAAGAGTTTAGTGCTGCTATTCTAATCTTTAACCTCATCATCAATTTCATCCTATTTTACAACTTTTACCGTAAAAATTATgtagagaaaaagaaacaaaaatga